The nucleotide window GTGAGGATGAGTCCTGCGGCGGTCAGCGCGATGGCGGTGGCCGCGGAGGCGAGTCGGTGTGTCGATCGCATGGGGGGTCTCCGTGGTTGGGCCCGGCGGAATCCCAGGCACTTGACGCCATGTCACCAGCGCGGGGTCTATGCGGGTAGAAGCAAGCGGTGAACAACAGGTGTCCATGCCCACTTCTGACCCTCAGGCGGGCTGCTCTTGGCCAACTCGTGGGCTGTCGAGGGGATTGAATATCCCCGGCGCCCCCGCGGGGAGGTCCTGAGCCCCCTCCCGGCACAGCTTGCACAGACCGTCGACCAAGGCCCAGCGCTCGGGAAGATCCGGCAACCGCACTGCAGCAGGGCCCGCGCGGCAGGTCTTCCACTGTCGCTGCGCTCCTACCTCCTGTGGCTCGGCCGGCGCTCGTAGCGGACGCGGGGGGCGGCGGGGCCGGCGTCGCGGTAGAGCTGACGGATGTCGCGGACGATGTCGTCGTGGTCGCTCAGGTCGATATAACTGGGGTCGACGGCGTGTCCGATGAGGCCGAAGAGCATGTGCATCCGCTTCTGCTCCGCGGGGGTCGGCGAAGCCGCGTCGGTGCGGTCCCTCAGGCACTCTGCGAGCAGGCCAGGCCAGGGCATACGGACGGGCGCCGGAAGGGGCGTGCCGGCCTTCTCGGCGAGTTCGGCAGCCCGAGCGTTGGCGCTCGCCGCGTTGGCGGACCGGTCGGCGCGCTGCTGCAGATCGGGGACGGCCAGGAGCCGGGCGGCCAGGGCGACGATCTCGTCCTGGTGCCGGTCGGCCCACAGGGCCTCGGCGCGGCGGTCGCGCTGGGACCGGTAGTAATCCACGCGATCGGCCTGGTTCAGGGAGTCGCCGTAGGAGTCGTCGAGGTCGGTGCGCAGTTGCAGGTAACGGCGCTCGGCGGACTGGCGGGTGCGCATCTCCAGCGCGGTGGCCACCCGCGCCCATGTGACCTTCTTGGCGCGCACCGCGCCGATGATGCGTCCCTCATCGAGCTGCAGCTTGTCGCGCAGCGTCCGAAGCACCAGGAGCGCGGCGAGCAGGTCCGTCTCCGTGGCCTCGTCCGCAGCGTGGCGCTCGATGAGCCGGGTGACGTGGTCGTACTTGGCCGCCACGTCGCTCAGGAGCCCGCTGGTGCGGAGTGTGGTGACGGTTCTGGCCAGCTCGCCGGCCCACTCGTCCTCTGGCGGAGGCTGCAGGGTTCGCAGGTGCTGCCAGGCGTAATGGCGATTGGATTCTGCTTCGGGATGTTCGGGCGGTGTCGTCTGCCGGATGACGCTCTTTGTCGTCTCTCGGACGACTTTCTCTGAAGACATCAAAGTTACTGCTCCGGAAACTGGAAAACGGAAACAAGAAATAGCTACTCGCTGCTCTGGTCAGGGATCTGCGGCAGTTCGGACGCGGGGCGCCGTCGGCGCCGGCGCCGCACCGCCGTGGCGGCCTGGGTGACGATCCAGATGGTCGTTGCGACGCCGAGACCGGCGATGTACTCGGGCCAAGCCTGTGTCAGAAAGTGAATCATTGCAGGTCAACGCACACTTCGGCTTCGGTGTGCGCCGCGCTCCTTTGCGCTCGTGTCAGGCAGAACGGGAGCTGCCCGGCATCGGGGCAGCCGGATGGGGCACCACGCCACAGCCATCCGATGAACATTCTTATGGCATGTGCCCGCGCATAACGGCCGCTTTCCTGCGCCCATGGGATTCGCCAGGGTTCGCCACCCTGCGCCGCATGCGAGATGCGCCAATTACGCGGATTGAAAGAAATCGAACAAAAGCGGAATAGACGCTTCGCGGGAATTCTGCTAACCGTGGCTCCCGTTGCGGGCGCGCCGGGTGTCGCGCACGGATTCCTCCAGCGCGGCCATCAGGTCCACCGGCGGCTGCGGCTCAAGCAGCGGCTCTGCCCTGTGGCCGGCGGCGAGGGTGTCCACAAGGAGGTTCAGCGCCTGGGCATAGTCGTCGCGCAGCTCGCCGAGGTCGACACCCGCCATCTCGGTCATCAGCAGCTCGGCGATCTCCAGCTCCCGCTCGGTAGTCGGTGCCGGGCTGGACAGGTCGCCGGGGTCACGGATCTCCTCAGGCCAGTGCAGCGTGTGCAGCACCAGGATCCCGGTCCGCGGCCGCAGGACGGCCAGCCGCTCCCGGGACCTCAAGGCCACCTTGCACACCGCGAGCCGGCCGGACCGGGCCAGGGCTTCGACCAGCAGGGCATACGGTCGCTGGGCTCCGGGGCCGTGGGCGCCCACCCAGTACGGGCGGGCGTACAGCAGTGGGTCGACCTCAGCGTCGTCGACGAAACCCAGGACATCGATCACTCGCTTTGTGGGCAGCGGTAGAGCTTCCAGGTCGGCGTCTTGGATGACCACTGTGCGGCCATCGGGTGCCTCCCAGCCGCGGGCGGTCTCCTCCGGCCCGACTTCACGGCCGTCCAGCTCGCACACCCGACGGTGGCGGATGCGACCGCCGTCGGCGGCATGCACGAGATGGAGGCCAGGGCCGTGGTCTTCGGTTGCCGCGAACAGGTTCACGGGCAGTGCGACCAGGCCGAAGGAGACCGTTCCCTGCCAGAGCGATCGCATGACTCGACGGTATGCACAGACCACTCAGGGCGCCGCCCCTCAGCATCCGTCCGGGGCGGGGTGTGGTGGCCGCCGCCGTCGAACTCGGGCACACCAGCCCGGTGCGCCTACACCCGGCCGCCTCGCACCCCGCTGCACCAACACCTCCACCGCGGCCAGCCCGCACCGTCTGGCCAACGAAAATGCTGCCCGGACCTGCGAGGTCCGGGCAGCATTCTGTATCCGTTGGGATCAGCTCGTCATCCGGTACGCGGTGACGCCCGTACCGACCACGAAAAGATGATCAGTTCTCGTTCGGATCCTTGCCGACCAGGGCGGTCAGTAGCTCGACGATCTGGGCCTGGTTTCGGTCGATCTTGGCGTTCAAGCCTCGCATCTCTTCGGCGAGCTGGCTCACCTTCTCGTCCAGGCCGCCCACCTTTTGGTCCAGGTTCCCCACCTGGAGCCGCACCGCGGTGAGATCCGACTTGACGATCCCGAACTCACGGTCTGCGGTCTCCTGACCCTGCTCGAAACGACGGGTGAGAGCGGAGATCTCGCTCTGCGCGATCGGGTCCTCAGCCACGCGGGGCACTCCTGCCAGATCATGGAAATCAGCGGTCATCAGGCGCTCCACGATATCGCGCCGACTGGGAACCGCGCTCACCCGTTCGGCCCCGCCCTCGAAGGTGCGCGTCGACGGCAGCACGGCACGTGCGGATCCCGTTCCCGGTCAGTGATGGGGACCGTGTTGCGTACGGGACCATCCCCGCGGGCGCGGGGAGCAGCCGGGTAACCTCGCCGGTGTTGTGCTCGACGCGGGACCATCCCCGCGCGTGCGGGGAGCAGGCCATTCACCAGCTGCACCGCCCGGCCAAGGAGGGTCCATCCCCGCGTGTGCGGGGGGCAGGCCGCCTCCTCGAGACCGGCAGCCCATCCATCGGGTCCATCCCCGCGCGTGCGGGAAGCAGCTGGCCAGGTTGTCGGCCTTGGTCAGCGCCGTGGGTCCATCCCCGCGCGTGCGGGGAGCAGTGCCCCTTGATTTTCGGGTCGAGGAGTGCGGGGGTCCATCCCCGCGCGTGCGGGGAGCAGACTCACAGGGATACCCAAGAGCACTCCGAAGCGGGGTCCATCCCCGCGCGTGCGGGGAGCAGGCCACCACCCCTTGTTGCGGCACCTGGCCGGGGGGGGCCATCCCCGCGGGTGCGGGGAGCAGCGGTGGCAGGTCGGGCGGCCGAGCCACCACTCGGGTCCATCCCCGCGCGTGCGGGGAGCAGTGGGCGGCCCAGTGGGAGACGTGCTCGATGTGGGGTCCATCCCCGCGCGTGCGGGGAGCAGTGCTTGGCCAGGGCCTTGTCGCTCGTCTGCGCGGGTCCATCCCCGCGCGTGCGGGGAGCAGCTTTCGCCGCTCTCCAGGGTGATCCATTTGTCGGGTCCATCCCCGCGCGTGCGGGGAGCAGTCATCAACAGCCATCGGTGCACGGCTTCCGGGGGGTCCATCCCCGCGCGTGCGAGGAGCAGGCGGCGGTGATGCGGACCGCGCCCAGGGCCTGGGGTCCATCCCCGCGCGTGCGGGGAGCAGATGACGTCGGTGTTCTTGCTGGACTTGTAGTGGGGTCCATCCCCGCGCGTGCGGGGAGCAGTCTTCGTGACCTGCATCGTTACACGCGAGCGACACGTTTTTGAACCACTTTCACCAACTCCGGCATTCATGACATTCGCGTCGTTCCATTTCAGCTGGGCGCTCTTAACCGCGCACCGCCAGCCTGGAGCTCGGGCGATCCCCGCGGGCGTGGGGATCGGTTATCGGACCGCGTGTACCAGCCGAAGGGCACGGGAACATCCCCGCGGGCGCGAGGAGCAGTTAGCGCGTTCGAGCCAGTGGTTCAGCAGCTCGGGACCATCCCCGCGGGCGCGGGGAGCAGCATGGGAGACCGGCCCCAGGAAACCGGCCCGAGGGACCATCCCCGCGCGTGCGGGGAGCAGTTGCTTTGCGCATCGTACGAAATGACCTCGGCGGGACCATCCCCGCGGGCGCGGGGAGCAGACGCGGCGCTCCCGCTTGATGCGGATGTACTCGGGATCATCCCCGCGGGTGCGAGGAACATGGACCGAATGAGAAGTATTCTGGTCCATCCCCATTGACATGGGGATCAGTCGTTTCTGACTGCGGGGCTGGAGTTTACTTGTCAGTCAGGTGTGGTCGGAGGCCAGGGTGCTGCGACGCACTGGGGGCTGCTTGATGCTAGATCTGTTCGAGTCCAGTCATGGGGCTGTATCGGATGCCCAGTGGTCCGCTGAGGCACGTGCCGTCCGGAGCCAGGATGGCTACCGGGGACCGGCGTACTGGCGGGTGGTCAAGGATGGGCCAGGTCCGGGGTGGGGGGAGGGACTTCTTTCCGGTGAACCAGTGTGCCGGTATCGGCAATGTGTTGAGCATGAGGTCGGTCTGCTGCTTTCGGTAGAGCGTCTTCTCCCTCATGGTTCGTTGGGCGCCTCGGTATCGCAGGTCGGTGGCCTGCTGTCCCTTGGGGTCGTAGGTGAGGGTGTCGTCGGGCTGCTGGTAGAGCGCGATCGCGTTGATCGTCGGTTCGCCGAGTCGTGAAAGGGCCTTGATGCCCCGCAGCCCGGCCCCTTCGGTTTCTCCGTCCCCGATGTCTTCGCCGCTTGCCAGTTGACTCATCCTGACCGGCGTGCCGTCCGCGTCGTAGGGGGCGATGATGCGGGCTTGGGCTTCCTGGTCCTCGTCGGTGAGGTTGGCTTGCCACGCGGCCCAGGCACGGTCCAGCAGCTGGCCTGCCGTCCCGGCGGAGATCTGCCGCTCGCCGTAGACGGCTTCGATCAGCTCCGCGCTATCCGCTGGGGTGTTGAGGATCGTGAGGCCGTTCGCGCCTTGCTTGTGCTTGATGACGCGCCAGCTGGCCAGGAGCGGATAGGGGCTGTAGACGAGTCCGTCCAGGTTCGCCGGGGCCGTCCTTCCCTTCTCCGGGGGCTCGACGACGGGCAGGCCGTCGATGCCCGGCTTCCACAGCACCTGCATCTTCGGCATGTGCAGTGGCGTGCCGTCGTGGAGCAGCTGCTCGTGCCAGCACCAGCTGGGGCGCTGTTCGTCATTTGGCTTGTGCCGGTGGACGCGTCCGCGGCGCTGGATCAGGAGGTCGGTGGGGGCGAGGTCGGTGATCAGGAGATCGAAGTCGATGTCCAGGGACTGCTCGATGACCTGGGTGGCGATGACGATCATTCGCTTGGGGCGGCTGGGATTCGGCTTCGCCTTGTTGTCGGGATTCGGGCCGAGCTTTCCCTCGATCGTTTGTTCCAGAGGCTGCCTGTCCCGGGGCATGAAGCGACTGTGCAGGAGCACCACCTCGTGCGGGTCCCAGCCGCGCGCGGCGGTCTTCTTCCGGACCAGTTCGAAGAGCTCCACGCAGGGATCAACCCGCGTACGCAGCACGGCCAGTACGCCTCCGTGCTCTACTCGGGAGATGATGTCCTCGGCCAGAGCCTCGGGGCCGGGATCCGGCTGCAGGTCAATTGCTGTCCACAATGACGGCACCGCCTCCGTGGGACCGGTGCGGGTCACGAAGCCTTGGGCGTCGATGACGGTGATCGGGCCGGCTGCCCCACTGTCGGTTGCCTTCACCCGGTGCCCCTTGCACCAGGCCTCGGTCAGCGAAGTGCGGATCACCGTTGGCAACGTGGCGGACAGCACCACCACCGACGTGCCGGCATCCGCCAGCCACGCGACGGCGGCATCCAGCAGGCGCTGTTGATATAGCTCATAGGCGTGGGCTTCGTCGATGATGACGGTCTTCGTGCACAGCCCAAACAACCGCACCGCCCAGTGCTTGGAGCGCTGCGACCCCAGCACGATCTGGTCAACGGTTCCCACCGCGAACGGGGACACCAGCCCGAGCCACCGGCGCAGGTACCACTCGTCCAGCACCGCGCTCCCTCGTTCTGGCTCGGACTCCCCGCTCATGGCCAGCCCCATGAATGACGTCAGATCGAACAGGTCGGTCTCGGCCTCTGCTTTTGCCTTCTCGCCGGCGTCGAGCAGCGCGTGGACTCTGCTGTCCGCCTTGGCGGTCCCGTGAACTACCGCGAGGGGCGCTTTCACGCCCGGTGGCAGAGCGAAGCGCAGGAAGTCCTCCAACACGCCAGCGACTTGACCGGCTGAGGCTCGGGTGGGCATGGCTTGATACACCCCACCGGCGCCGGTCACCTGTGCCACGTGGTGCGCCGCGGCGAGCGCGAGCTTGGTCTTGCCCGATCCGGTGTCCGATTCGACGAGCATCATCACCGGGCCCGTCGTCGGGAGTGCGGCGAGTCCGGCGGCCTGGAACGGACGCGGCGTCGGGGTGTCGGGGAATAGCTCGGGCCAGCCGCCGGGCGCCGTCGGCCACGCCTTGAGACGCAGGTCGTCGATCGCCTGGTGGGCCTGATCCCGTGCGGTCTTCCACCAGCCGGAGCAAGCGGTGCCGAGCCGGCGGTAGGGGAACCGGGTCTCGTCGGAGGCGAGCCAGTCAGAGATCACGATCAGCCCGAGAGCCAGGGGTATCGCCGAGGGCCGCTGCGGCCGCAGCACTGCTGCGAACTCGTCGCGGCCGATCCCGATGGTCTCCAGCACCGCGTCGACCAGGTCCTGGTGCACCGGCTCCCAGCCGTCGCCGGCCGTCTCGGCGGCCGTGGCCGGGTAGGCGCTTTGCACCGTCGCCGGGTTCGGGATGTGCCCGTGGTGCCCGCCGAGGATGTCCGCGGCAGCGTGCAGGCCCTTCGCAGCGTTGTTGTAGCGGCCGGCCCCGCCGCATCGGCGCCGGCACTCGCAGCCCAGGATCCGCGGAAGAGCTTCGGCGGTGATGTGTTCGTGCCGCGCCCACGGCGCTCCGGCCATCTGGGCGTCATCGGGGAGGGGCAGGCCCGCGGCGCGGGCCTGCCGTCGCCAGTCCTGGCTGGCCTGGTCGAGTTCGGGGTCTTCGCCCCGGTAGGAGTCGCCGACCATGCGGAGGAAACAGGGTGCGGCCTTGCCCAGGTCGTGCAGGGCGGCGAGGACCATCACCACCTTCTTCGCCAGAGCCTCCTCTCCGCCGCCGAAGGCTTCGGCGAGCCTGGTGCGGGTGAAGGGCGGCAGGTAGTGGTCCCACAGGGCCTCCGCGCAGGCCGCGGTATCCAGCATGTGGGCGAACAGCGGATTCCACAGGGGACCGCCCGTCGCGCGGCTGGCTCGGCGGAGGTCGGTCTTGCCGACGACCCACAGCCACGGCTTCGGAGCATTCTTTTGAGTTCGATCCACCCCAACTCCTTTGCTGCTGTACGGTTTTGGCGCCGACGCTACATGAGTCCAACGAATACTTCTCTTTAAAACGGAAGGAGGTGGAGGGTGCAGACAGCACGACGTCCCTGGGACCCGCGGACCACAGCATGCATCCCGGCACTGACAACCGACCGAGTCCAACCGCAACTGATGAATCTGGTCCAAGTTCTGACCGAAGCCGACCGGATCAAGGCGATTTGCGGCTCGACGCCCGGCGAGACCATCGCGATCATCGAATACCTGCTCGGCATCATCCACGCGTTTGAGCACTGCCCCGCCGACGAGGACGAGTGGTGCGACTGGGTAGAGGGCCAGACCTCACTGGCCCCGGCCGCCGCGCGGCTGGCCGAGGACCCTGCCGACAGGTGGGACCTGTTCCACCCCAAGCGGCCCCTGGGCCAGAACAGGCTCCTCGCCCCCTGGATGAACTCCCATGGCGTCGGCCCCGCTCAGCTCGTGATCGAGCACGCCGCGGACTACAACCAGCTCTTCGACCACCGGCACCTGCACGCCGCACAGCCCCTGCCCGTAGACCAGGCCTTCCGAGCGATGCTCACCCAGCACGCCTACGGGCTCGGCGGAAAGGCAAAAGCCAAAGCAGACTGGCTCGGCCCCGCCCTGCCCAACCAGGCAGTCGGCCGACTCAACGCCCGTGTAAGGGTCCTGGCCTGCGGCGACACCCTCGCCGACACCCTGCGCCTAAACCTCACCCCCACCCCGAAAGACAAGCAGGGGAACCTGAACTACTCCTGGACCGACGGCCGCCCCCGGCGCGCCTTCACCGGCACCAAGGACAAGGCGATGCGAGCCGTCGACGGCCCTGCCGACCTGCACACCGTCCTCGGCCGCTCCATCCTCCTGCACCCCGTCGACCGCGAAGACGGAACGATCGCCGTCGACCGGGTCCTGGTCGCCGCCGGCGAGCTCCTCAAGGACCTCCCCGCCCAGCATCTGCAAGACGCCATCGTGGAGGAGAAAGCCACCAAGGACGGCACGACCTACCGCACCTTCCTCAAGGCCAGCGAGACGCGAGCCCTATGGCGCGAGGCCCACGCCCTCTACGCGGCCGTCGCACCGAAGGAGAAGGGCACCGACCTCTACAGCCGCCTCGCCCAACTCGGCAACTACCGCACCAGCCTGTGGGCCGTCGGCATCGTCGCCCGCCAGACCAAGGCCATGTGCTGGCTCAGCGACACCTTCCCCCTCATCCCCGCACGCCAGGCGGCACTCCACCACGCCTCCACCACCGGCTCCCAAGTCGCCGAACACGCCGCCAAGGCCCTCTACGCCGCCGCGAGCACCGCCCGCGAGATCGCTTACCCCAACCCCAAACCAGCCGACAAGCCGGCCCAGCTCGCCCGCTTCAACGGCTCCCCACTCCTCTACGCCGAAGCTGGCGACCTCTTCCACACCCTCATGGACGACGTCGCCAACGGCACCACGGCATCAGAGGCCCTCACCACCTACGCACGAGCCATCACCACCACGAGCCGACGCGTACTGGCCGAACGGCTGCGCTCCATGCCCTCGTCCGCGACCGCCCGGCAGGCGAGAGCAGAAGCCACCAAGCGCCTGCAAACGGTCCTCACCAACAAGACAGCCCCCCTCGTGCTCAAGGAGGCCGCCCATGCCTGACGAACCGCCCGCCCTGTTCGACCTCGACGAGCCCCTCGCCCCGCCGAGCGCGGAATCCGAAGACGAGCGGGCCCCCGCCAAGCAGCTCTCCGACTGGCTCACCAGCCTCGTCCGAGGCAACCAGAACGGCCCCCTGGCCGACCTCCGCCGCCCCAAGGCCCGCACCGTACCCGGCATGATCGCCGCCAGCTTCTCGGGCCCCGACGCCACGCGCGACCAGCGCGACGTCTACCGCCAGGTCGCCTTCCTCTTCGCCGTTTACCACCGCGGCTCCACCCGCGACAAAGCCATGCCGGGCCTCGGCACCATGGGCGCCGCCTGCGCCCGCATCGGCACCGCCGCCGGCCGAGGACGCAAGAACGAAGGCGCCGTCCGCATCATGCACCGCCTCCTCGCCTCCTCCCGCCGCATCCCCTGGCGCCACCTCCAACACGCCGTCGAACGCCTCCGCTCCTGCGACGCCGCCGCCCCCAACTGGCAACGGCTCGCCGACGACCTCACCGCCTGGCTGACCGACCCCGACCCGATCGCAGACCAGTGGGGGGCCGACTTCTTCACCCCCACCTACACGTCCAACAAGGCCAAGACCACCGAGAACGGAGCCGCAAAGTGACCACCACCATCCCCGCGACCTTCGCTGGACACCAATACCTGTCCATGCACGCGCTCATCCCCCTCGTCGCCGTCCTCCCCGTCCGCGACGAAAACGGAATGCCCAAGGAGATCGTCTACGGCGGCGAGGCCCGCAACCTCATCACCTCCCAGGCCGAACGCCGCGCCGACCGCACCCATGCCCGCGACCGCGCCAACACCGGCGAAGGACACCTCGCCGGCTACACCATGGGCGTCCGCACCCGCGAATGGGGCCGCCTCACCCGCAACCAGCTCGCCACCACCCACGGCTGGGACCGCACCGAAGCGATGAACTACGCGCGCGCCGTCCTGACCGCGACCGGCCTGAAGTTCGGCGACAAGGACACCACCAGGGACCTCACCCAAGTCCTTCTCTTCGCCCCCCAGGACGCGGACCACCACATCGCAGTCCTCATCAACACCCACCGCGACACCCTCACCCCGTGGTACGCCGAGTTCACCCAGGCCGAAGAAGCAGCCAAGAAGCCGGCCAAGGGCCGGAAGAAGAAGACCGACCCCGATGAGACCCCCGAGGCCACCGACTCCAAGGAGACGGAAGGAACCAAGTTCCCGCCCCTCCCCGGCGACCTCCGCGCCCAGGTCCTCACCGCCCTCGCCCCCCGCGACGCCATCGACATCGCCCTCTACGGCCGCT belongs to Streptomyces sp. NBC_01454 and includes:
- a CDS encoding type I-E CRISPR-associated protein Cse1/CasA, translating into MQTARRPWDPRTTACIPALTTDRVQPQLMNLVQVLTEADRIKAICGSTPGETIAIIEYLLGIIHAFEHCPADEDEWCDWVEGQTSLAPAAARLAEDPADRWDLFHPKRPLGQNRLLAPWMNSHGVGPAQLVIEHAADYNQLFDHRHLHAAQPLPVDQAFRAMLTQHAYGLGGKAKAKADWLGPALPNQAVGRLNARVRVLACGDTLADTLRLNLTPTPKDKQGNLNYSWTDGRPRRAFTGTKDKAMRAVDGPADLHTVLGRSILLHPVDREDGTIAVDRVLVAAGELLKDLPAQHLQDAIVEEKATKDGTTYRTFLKASETRALWREAHALYAAVAPKEKGTDLYSRLAQLGNYRTSLWAVGIVARQTKAMCWLSDTFPLIPARQAALHHASTTGSQVAEHAAKALYAAASTAREIAYPNPKPADKPAQLARFNGSPLLYAEAGDLFHTLMDDVANGTTASEALTTYARAITTTSRRVLAERLRSMPSSATARQARAEATKRLQTVLTNKTAPLVLKEAAHA
- the casB gene encoding type I-E CRISPR-associated protein Cse2/CasB yields the protein MPDEPPALFDLDEPLAPPSAESEDERAPAKQLSDWLTSLVRGNQNGPLADLRRPKARTVPGMIAASFSGPDATRDQRDVYRQVAFLFAVYHRGSTRDKAMPGLGTMGAACARIGTAAGRGRKNEGAVRIMHRLLASSRRIPWRHLQHAVERLRSCDAAAPNWQRLADDLTAWLTDPDPIADQWGADFFTPTYTSNKAKTTENGAAK
- the ku gene encoding non-homologous end joining protein Ku, translated to MRSLWQGTVSFGLVALPVNLFAATEDHGPGLHLVHAADGGRIRHRRVCELDGREVGPEETARGWEAPDGRTVVIQDADLEALPLPTKRVIDVLGFVDDAEVDPLLYARPYWVGAHGPGAQRPYALLVEALARSGRLAVCKVALRSRERLAVLRPRTGILVLHTLHWPEEIRDPGDLSSPAPTTERELEIAELLMTEMAGVDLGELRDDYAQALNLLVDTLAAGHRAEPLLEPQPPVDLMAALEESVRDTRRARNGSHG
- a CDS encoding type I-E CRISPR-associated protein Cas7/Cse4/CasC — its product is MTTTIPATFAGHQYLSMHALIPLVAVLPVRDENGMPKEIVYGGEARNLITSQAERRADRTHARDRANTGEGHLAGYTMGVRTREWGRLTRNQLATTHGWDRTEAMNYARAVLTATGLKFGDKDTTRDLTQVLLFAPQDADHHIAVLINTHRDTLTPWYAEFTQAEEAAKKPAKGRKKKTDPDETPEATDSKETEGTKFPPLPGDLRAQVLTALAPRDAIDIALYGRFLAEIADSPNVDGAIQTAHTFTVHAAEQTDDFYAAADDAKLIRKENATALDYLDAADNAGAGMTGYQALISGVFYRHTVLDRRKLRLSLAAAGMAPESCETAAQAAEKELIDAFVNAMPQAKRNSTASTGALPSITLVFDGKRPFNYSGAFCKAIDEKVDGTATIAAAKRLLAHHRLITSRRDDANPGRILSYDLDIDELIDELTQAGKLTGIPVNRIDELPTN
- the cas3 gene encoding CRISPR-associated helicase Cas3' produces the protein MDRTQKNAPKPWLWVVGKTDLRRASRATGGPLWNPLFAHMLDTAACAEALWDHYLPPFTRTRLAEAFGGGEEALAKKVVMVLAALHDLGKAAPCFLRMVGDSYRGEDPELDQASQDWRRQARAAGLPLPDDAQMAGAPWARHEHITAEALPRILGCECRRRCGGAGRYNNAAKGLHAAADILGGHHGHIPNPATVQSAYPATAAETAGDGWEPVHQDLVDAVLETIGIGRDEFAAVLRPQRPSAIPLALGLIVISDWLASDETRFPYRRLGTACSGWWKTARDQAHQAIDDLRLKAWPTAPGGWPELFPDTPTPRPFQAAGLAALPTTGPVMMLVESDTGSGKTKLALAAAHHVAQVTGAGGVYQAMPTRASAGQVAGVLEDFLRFALPPGVKAPLAVVHGTAKADSRVHALLDAGEKAKAEAETDLFDLTSFMGLAMSGESEPERGSAVLDEWYLRRWLGLVSPFAVGTVDQIVLGSQRSKHWAVRLFGLCTKTVIIDEAHAYELYQQRLLDAAVAWLADAGTSVVVLSATLPTVIRTSLTEAWCKGHRVKATDSGAAGPITVIDAQGFVTRTGPTEAVPSLWTAIDLQPDPGPEALAEDIISRVEHGGVLAVLRTRVDPCVELFELVRKKTAARGWDPHEVVLLHSRFMPRDRQPLEQTIEGKLGPNPDNKAKPNPSRPKRMIVIATQVIEQSLDIDFDLLITDLAPTDLLIQRRGRVHRHKPNDEQRPSWCWHEQLLHDGTPLHMPKMQVLWKPGIDGLPVVEPPEKGRTAPANLDGLVYSPYPLLASWRVIKHKQGANGLTILNTPADSAELIEAVYGERQISAGTAGQLLDRAWAAWQANLTDEDQEAQARIIAPYDADGTPVRMSQLASGEDIGDGETEGAGLRGIKALSRLGEPTINAIALYQQPDDTLTYDPKGQQATDLRYRGAQRTMREKTLYRKQQTDLMLNTLPIPAHWFTGKKSLPPPRTWPILDHPPVRRSPVAILAPDGTCLSGPLGIRYSPMTGLEQI